The Burkholderiales bacterium genome includes a window with the following:
- a CDS encoding BMP family protein codes for MVTRRGWLRAGAAAALAAAMLGTPAMAQTRLKVAAIYTVPIEQQWVGRIHKALNAAKDRGEIEYVFSEKVANADYERVMREYAEKGNTLIVGESFAVEAAARKVAKDYPKVSFLMGSSGKPQAPNFAVFDNYIQEPAYLTGMVAGGMTKTNKIGMVGGYPIPEVNRLMHAFMEGAKEVNPKARFYVTFIGSWFDPPKAKEAAFAMIEKGADIMYAERFGVSDAAKEKGKLAIGNVIDTQPQYPDTVVSSALWNMEPTIDRAIKAVKAGQFKAEDYGPYSMMKYKGSELSPWGTFDAKVPKELKEKIAAKEKAILDGKFIVKINDKEPKATAK; via the coding sequence ATGGTGACGCGACGGGGATGGTTGAGGGCGGGCGCGGCGGCGGCACTGGCGGCGGCGATGCTCGGCACGCCGGCGATGGCGCAGACCAGGCTCAAGGTGGCGGCGATCTACACGGTGCCGATCGAGCAGCAGTGGGTGGGCAGGATCCACAAGGCGCTCAACGCGGCGAAAGACCGCGGCGAGATCGAGTACGTGTTCTCCGAGAAGGTCGCGAACGCGGACTACGAGCGCGTGATGCGCGAGTACGCGGAGAAGGGCAACACGCTGATCGTCGGCGAGTCGTTCGCGGTCGAGGCCGCGGCGCGCAAGGTCGCGAAGGACTATCCGAAGGTCTCGTTCCTGATGGGCAGCTCCGGCAAGCCGCAGGCCCCGAACTTCGCGGTGTTCGACAACTACATCCAGGAGCCGGCGTACCTCACCGGGATGGTCGCCGGCGGCATGACCAAGACCAACAAGATCGGCATGGTCGGCGGCTACCCGATCCCCGAAGTGAACCGCCTGATGCACGCGTTCATGGAAGGCGCGAAGGAGGTCAATCCGAAGGCCCGGTTCTACGTCACCTTCATCGGCTCCTGGTTCGATCCGCCCAAGGCGAAGGAGGCGGCGTTCGCGATGATCGAGAAGGGCGCCGACATCATGTACGCCGAGCGCTTCGGCGTGTCGGATGCGGCGAAGGAGAAAGGCAAGCTCGCGATCGGCAACGTGATCGACACGCAGCCGCAGTACCCCGACACCGTCGTGTCGAGCGCGCTGTGGAACATGGAGCCGACGATCGACCGCGCGATCAAGGCGGTGAAGGCGGGGCAGTTCAAGGCCGAGGACTACGGCCCGTACTCGATGATGAAGTACAAGGGCAGCGAACTCTCGCCCTGGGGCACGTTCGACGCGAAGGTGCCGAAGGAACTCAAGGAGAAGATCGCGGCGAAGGAGAAGGCGATCCTCGACGGCAAGTTCATCGTGAAGATCAACGACAAGGAACCGAAGGCGACGGCGAAGTAG
- a CDS encoding ABC transporter permease: MRLEPRSSASAGMALAAPFAAIAFTLVVAALFVAWAGAPVARTYALIFEGGFGSRFAWAETLTRATPLILTGLAAAIAFRAHLYNIGAEGQLYAGALAAVAIGGLHGGSGFDLPPAVLFVAMFAAAALVGALLMVLPAFAKTRFGVDEVVTTLLLNFIVLLFVSMMLDGPMKDPTAMGWPQSVALREELELPKLLARTRVHAGLLIAIAFASLAWIVLRATTFGFEVRSVGANPRAAKFAGVPVTRTLILVALASGAAAGLAGAIEVAGRTGYVTLDMSPGYGYTGIVIAMLAGLNPLGVVAAAVFVAGVLVGADSMSRAVAVPTYIADVIVAVALIAMLVATLTVRYRIRWR, encoded by the coding sequence ATGCGGCTTGAGCCGCGCTCGAGCGCCTCGGCGGGCATGGCGCTCGCCGCCCCGTTCGCCGCGATCGCGTTCACGCTCGTCGTCGCGGCGCTGTTCGTCGCCTGGGCCGGGGCGCCGGTCGCACGCACCTACGCGCTCATCTTCGAGGGCGGCTTCGGCTCGCGCTTCGCCTGGGCCGAGACGCTCACGCGCGCGACGCCGCTCATCCTGACCGGCCTCGCGGCCGCGATCGCGTTCCGTGCGCATCTGTACAACATCGGCGCGGAAGGCCAGCTCTACGCGGGTGCGCTCGCCGCCGTCGCGATCGGGGGCCTGCACGGCGGCAGCGGCTTCGACCTGCCCCCGGCGGTCCTGTTCGTCGCGATGTTCGCGGCGGCCGCCCTGGTCGGTGCACTGCTGATGGTGCTGCCGGCGTTCGCCAAGACGCGTTTCGGCGTCGACGAGGTCGTGACGACGCTGCTCCTGAACTTCATCGTGCTCCTGTTCGTGTCGATGATGCTCGACGGCCCGATGAAGGATCCGACGGCGATGGGCTGGCCGCAGAGCGTCGCGCTGCGCGAGGAACTGGAGCTGCCGAAGCTCCTCGCGCGCACCCGCGTGCACGCCGGGCTGCTGATCGCCATCGCGTTCGCGTCCCTCGCCTGGATCGTGCTGCGCGCCACGACCTTCGGCTTCGAGGTGCGCTCGGTCGGCGCGAACCCGCGCGCCGCGAAGTTCGCCGGCGTGCCGGTCACGCGCACGCTCATCCTCGTCGCGCTCGCGTCCGGCGCGGCCGCGGGCCTCGCCGGCGCCATCGAAGTGGCGGGACGCACCGGATACGTGACGCTCGACATGTCGCCGGGCTACGGTTACACCGGCATCGTCATTGCGATGCTCGCCGGCCTGAACCCGCTCGGCGTCGTCGCCGCCGCGGTGTTCGTGGCCGGCGTGCTGGTCGGCGCGGACAGCATGAGCCGCGCGGTGGCGGTGCCGACCTACATCGCCGACGTCATCGTCGCGGTCGCGCTGATCGCGATGCTCGTCGCGACGCTGACCGTGCGCTACAGGATCCGCTGGCGCTGA
- a CDS encoding NADPH-dependent 2,4-dienoyl-CoA reductase produces MTSYPHLLAPLDLGFTTLPNRVLMGSMHTGLEEERGGFARLARFYAERARGGAALIVTGGIAPNLAGRIAPNASQLSYPWQVARHRAITSAVHEAGGRIAMQILHGGRYAYHPLAVAPSAIRSPITPFKPRALSEAGIRRTIGDFARCAELARRAGYDGVEVMGSEGYLINQFVAARTNHRDDGWGGSYANRMRFAVETVRATRAAVGRDFIVIFRLSMLDLVEGGSTWDEVVTLAQAIEDAGATIINTGIGWHEARVPTIATMVPRAAFTWVTRRMKGQVRIPLITTNRINDPAVAEAVLARGDADMVSMARPFLADAAFVRKAAEGRADEINTCIACNQACLDHIFERKTASCLVNPAACREAEFAVVRAAAKKRVAVVGAGPAGLACATTAAERGHAVTLFDAAAEIGGQFNLAKRIPGKEEFEETLRYYAARLDRLGVDLRLGKAADVADLADYDAVVLASGVVPRAPGFEGIGHPKVAGYADVVAGRRVAGKRVAIVGAGGIGFDVAELLTHPGAVLPPGAVPTAPSAVGSDADVLDQFRDQWGIDGAYAHGGGVTSPSPEASPRQVWLLQRKSSRVGEGLAKTTGWIRRTLLKQRGVTMAGGVEYVKVDDAGLHVVIDGTPRVLDVDTIVICAGQEPRRELVAPLEAAGVKPILIGGADVAAELDAKRAIEQGTRVAMGL; encoded by the coding sequence ATGACCTCCTATCCGCACCTGCTCGCCCCGCTCGACCTGGGTTTCACGACGCTCCCCAACCGGGTGCTCATGGGCTCGATGCACACCGGCCTCGAGGAGGAACGCGGCGGGTTCGCGCGGCTGGCGCGCTTCTACGCGGAGCGCGCGCGCGGCGGCGCGGCGCTGATCGTCACCGGCGGCATCGCGCCCAATCTCGCGGGACGGATCGCGCCCAACGCCTCGCAACTGTCCTATCCGTGGCAGGTCGCGCGACACCGCGCGATCACGTCGGCCGTGCACGAGGCCGGCGGCAGGATCGCGATGCAGATCCTGCACGGAGGTCGCTACGCCTACCACCCGCTCGCGGTCGCGCCGTCGGCGATCCGCTCGCCGATCACTCCGTTCAAGCCCCGGGCCCTGTCCGAAGCCGGCATCCGCAGGACGATCGGGGACTTCGCGCGCTGCGCGGAACTCGCTCGTCGCGCGGGCTACGACGGCGTCGAGGTGATGGGATCCGAGGGCTACCTGATCAACCAGTTCGTCGCCGCGCGGACCAACCACCGTGACGACGGATGGGGCGGCAGCTACGCGAACCGGATGCGCTTCGCGGTCGAGACCGTGCGCGCGACGCGCGCGGCCGTGGGGCGCGATTTCATCGTCATCTTCCGCCTCTCGATGCTCGACCTGGTCGAGGGCGGCAGCACCTGGGACGAGGTCGTGACGCTGGCGCAGGCGATCGAGGACGCCGGCGCGACGATCATCAACACCGGCATCGGCTGGCACGAAGCGCGCGTGCCCACGATCGCGACGATGGTGCCGCGCGCGGCCTTCACCTGGGTGACGCGCCGGATGAAAGGGCAGGTGCGCATTCCGCTGATCACGACCAACCGCATCAACGATCCGGCGGTCGCCGAGGCGGTGCTCGCGCGCGGCGACGCCGACATGGTGTCGATGGCGCGTCCGTTCCTCGCCGACGCGGCGTTCGTGAGAAAGGCCGCGGAAGGGCGCGCGGACGAGATCAACACCTGCATCGCGTGCAACCAGGCCTGCCTCGATCACATCTTCGAGCGCAAGACCGCGAGCTGCCTCGTCAACCCGGCCGCGTGCCGAGAAGCGGAATTCGCCGTGGTGCGCGCTGCCGCGAAGAAGCGCGTCGCAGTCGTCGGCGCCGGTCCCGCAGGACTCGCCTGCGCGACGACCGCCGCCGAGCGCGGACACGCGGTCACGCTCTTCGACGCCGCCGCCGAGATCGGCGGACAGTTCAATCTCGCGAAGCGCATCCCCGGCAAGGAGGAGTTCGAGGAGACGCTGCGCTACTACGCCGCGCGTCTCGATCGGCTGGGCGTCGACCTCCGGCTCGGGAAGGCGGCAGATGTCGCCGACCTCGCGGACTACGACGCCGTGGTACTCGCGTCGGGCGTCGTGCCGCGCGCGCCGGGCTTCGAGGGCATCGGGCACCCGAAGGTCGCCGGCTACGCCGACGTGGTCGCCGGGCGCCGCGTGGCGGGGAAGCGCGTGGCGATCGTCGGGGCCGGAGGCATCGGATTCGACGTCGCCGAGTTGCTCACCCACCCGGGAGCGGTGCTTCCTCCCGGCGCCGTGCCGACGGCGCCGAGCGCCGTCGGCAGCGATGCGGACGTGCTCGACCAATTCCGCGACCAGTGGGGCATCGACGGCGCCTACGCGCATGGCGGCGGCGTGACGTCGCCGTCGCCCGAAGCCTCGCCGCGCCAGGTGTGGCTGTTGCAGCGGAAATCCTCGAGAGTGGGCGAGGGGCTCGCGAAGACGACCGGCTGGATCCGCCGGACGTTGCTCAAGCAGCGGGGGGTGACGATGGCAGGCGGCGTCGAGTACGTGAAGGTCGACGACGCGGGACTGCATGTCGTCATCGACGGCACGCCGCGCGTGCTCGACGTCGACACGATCGTGATCTGCGCGGGGCAGGAGCCGCGGCGCGAACTCGTCGCGCCGCTCGAGGCCGCCGGAGTGAAGCCGATCCTCATCGGCGGGGCCGACGTCGCGGCGGAACTCGACGCGAAGCGCGCGATCGAGCAGGGCACGCGGGTGGCGATGGGCTTGTAA
- a CDS encoding S8 family peptidase: protein MPRARAPSAHRAVRIAACFTLAAGATFFTAPALAAPPDAHATASAAKAAPAVTRIVVRLQPSLHPPQGERVSGRMLEELRAAAGRAFTVDAPTRSGDQVLVLAEPATPAEARAVAAALSRLPEVLRADVERASRLSPEAKSRMKSQNDGQRVRRFVVKFSDPASAKLASENGKLSADHDRMLTEAAGLPMRVVRATADGAWVVEIERPVDGARARAIAEALEAAPGVLRAEPVFRERPQAAFHPNDPYYQLGYQWDLDDPVNGDWYGIDAAQAWAITVGSPSIRIAIVDTGGTMHPDLAGRWVGGYDFVSDDDPVRDGGARDPDPTDPGDWSLQDECGDGEAPEDSSWHGSHVAGTIGASANNGYGTAGINHVSGLIAVRVLGPCGGSTVDINEGMFWAAGGSIPGVPDNPSPARVINMSLGGKGECSPQRQALIDATLARGAFIAVSAGNENDDADLYTPASCYGVSTVVATDSRGLRASYSNYSVYADIAAPGGDKNRYDDETEDILSTVDTSTEAASGDYGFAWYHGTSMAAPHVSGVASLMLAVNPSLTPAQMKGIMADTSMNFSPNSACRTDGDCGAGIVNAYYAVLESIRMLAVAKVRVIEFYSAALDHYFIAAESQPDVWALDSGAIPGWARTGRGFYAYAGAQSGLSGVCRFYIPPAKGNSHFYSARADECDAIYDAATNPANPVYDWYRGFIYETGSAFVIDVPVNGTCPPSRVPVWRLWNHRLDTNHRYTTDPAVRAQMVAQGSIDEGITMCALP, encoded by the coding sequence ATGCCGCGTGCTCGCGCACCGTCGGCGCATCGCGCCGTTCGCATCGCCGCCTGCTTCACCCTCGCCGCCGGCGCGACGTTCTTCACCGCGCCCGCCCTCGCCGCGCCTCCGGACGCCCACGCCACGGCATCCGCGGCGAAGGCGGCGCCTGCGGTCACGCGCATCGTCGTGCGCCTGCAGCCCTCGCTGCATCCGCCGCAGGGCGAGCGCGTGTCCGGCCGAATGCTCGAGGAACTGCGCGCCGCCGCGGGCCGGGCGTTCACGGTCGACGCCCCGACCCGCAGCGGCGACCAGGTGCTGGTGCTCGCCGAGCCCGCGACGCCCGCGGAAGCGCGCGCCGTCGCCGCCGCGCTTTCGCGGCTCCCCGAGGTGCTGCGGGCCGACGTCGAGCGCGCCTCGCGCCTGAGTCCGGAAGCGAAGTCGCGCATGAAGTCGCAGAACGACGGCCAGCGCGTCCGCCGGTTCGTGGTGAAGTTCTCCGACCCCGCGAGCGCGAAGCTCGCCTCCGAGAACGGGAAGCTCTCCGCCGACCACGACCGGATGCTGACGGAAGCTGCCGGCCTCCCGATGCGCGTCGTCCGCGCGACCGCTGACGGCGCGTGGGTCGTCGAGATCGAGCGGCCGGTCGATGGCGCGCGCGCCCGCGCGATCGCCGAGGCGCTCGAGGCCGCTCCGGGCGTCCTTCGCGCCGAGCCCGTGTTCCGCGAACGCCCGCAGGCGGCCTTCCATCCGAACGACCCCTACTACCAGTTGGGCTACCAGTGGGATCTCGACGATCCGGTGAACGGCGACTGGTACGGCATCGACGCCGCGCAGGCCTGGGCGATCACCGTCGGCTCGCCGTCGATCCGCATCGCGATCGTCGACACCGGCGGCACGATGCACCCGGATCTCGCCGGCCGCTGGGTCGGCGGCTACGACTTCGTGAGCGACGACGATCCGGTGCGCGACGGCGGCGCACGCGATCCCGATCCGACCGATCCGGGCGACTGGTCGCTCCAGGACGAGTGCGGCGACGGCGAGGCGCCGGAAGACAGCAGTTGGCACGGTTCGCACGTCGCCGGCACCATCGGCGCGAGTGCGAACAACGGCTACGGGACGGCCGGCATCAACCACGTGTCGGGGCTCATCGCGGTACGCGTCCTCGGGCCCTGCGGCGGCTCGACGGTCGACATCAACGAGGGCATGTTCTGGGCCGCCGGCGGCTCGATTCCCGGCGTGCCGGACAATCCGTCGCCCGCGCGCGTGATCAACATGAGTCTCGGCGGCAAGGGCGAGTGTTCGCCGCAGCGGCAGGCGCTGATCGACGCCACGCTCGCGCGCGGGGCTTTCATCGCCGTGTCCGCGGGCAACGAGAACGACGACGCCGATCTCTACACGCCGGCGAGCTGCTACGGCGTCAGCACCGTCGTCGCGACCGACTCGCGCGGACTGCGCGCCAGCTACTCGAACTACAGCGTCTACGCCGACATCGCGGCGCCGGGCGGCGACAAGAACCGCTACGACGACGAGACCGAGGACATCCTGTCGACGGTCGACACCAGCACGGAAGCCGCGTCCGGCGACTACGGGTTCGCCTGGTACCACGGCACCAGCATGGCCGCGCCGCACGTGTCGGGCGTCGCCTCGCTGATGCTCGCGGTCAACCCGTCGCTCACGCCCGCCCAGATGAAAGGCATCATGGCGGACACGTCGATGAACTTCTCGCCGAACTCCGCCTGCCGGACGGACGGCGACTGCGGCGCCGGCATCGTCAACGCGTACTACGCGGTGCTGGAATCGATCCGGATGCTGGCGGTGGCGAAAGTGCGCGTGATCGAGTTCTACAGCGCCGCGCTCGACCACTACTTCATCGCGGCGGAGTCGCAGCCGGACGTGTGGGCGCTCGATTCGGGCGCGATCCCCGGCTGGGCGCGAACCGGCCGCGGGTTCTACGCCTACGCCGGCGCCCAGTCGGGACTCTCGGGCGTGTGCCGCTTCTACATTCCGCCCGCGAAGGGCAATTCGCACTTCTATTCCGCGCGCGCGGACGAATGCGACGCGATCTACGACGCGGCGACCAATCCCGCGAACCCCGTCTACGACTGGTACCGCGGCTTCATCTACGAGACCGGCAGCGCGTTCGTCATCGACGTTCCGGTGAACGGCACCTGCCCGCCGTCGCGCGTGCCGGTGTGGCGGCTGTGGAACCATCGCCTCGACACCAACCATCGCTACACGACCGATCCCGCGGTCCGCGCGCAGATGGTCGCGCAGGGGTCGATCGACGAGGGAATCACGATGTGCGCGCTGCCGTAA
- a CDS encoding ABC transporter ATP-binding protein codes for MSTPALTLSRITKRFGALVANDAVSLDLAPGEILALLGENGAGKSTLVSILFGHYVADEGTIDAFGARLPPGDPAAAIAAGIGMVHQHSTLADNLSVLDNVTLGTEPLWRPVSRRREARARLVATAERFGLAVDPDARVARLSVGERQRVEILKALYRDARVLILDEPTAMLTPQESERLFATLRGMVDTGVSVIFISHKLDEVLRVSDRIAVLRAGKLAATLPARATSKAALAELMVGRAIPPPSAKPRARGGAVCVIDHVTMRGEQRGQRLDDVSLALHAGEITAVAGVAGNGQSALVDLLCGMRAADAGSVSLGGAALAADPRAWIAAGVARIPDDRREVGTIGEMPVWENAIAERYRRPFASAGVVRRRASRAYARGLVDRYDVRGGGIDTPVRLLSGGNMQKLIVGRALSGGAAKPDAFLPALIVASQPTWGLDAGAVAWVHQHLLDACARGAAVLLVSEDLDEILVLADRIAVLHAGRLTPARPSRDWTLAGLGLAMAGEGARDAA; via the coding sequence ATGTCGACGCCCGCCCTGACGCTGTCTCGCATCACCAAGCGCTTCGGCGCGCTCGTCGCCAACGACGCCGTCTCGCTCGATCTCGCGCCGGGGGAGATCCTGGCGCTGCTGGGCGAGAACGGCGCGGGCAAGTCGACGCTCGTCTCGATCCTGTTCGGGCACTACGTCGCCGACGAAGGCACGATCGACGCGTTCGGGGCGAGGCTGCCGCCGGGCGATCCCGCCGCCGCGATCGCGGCGGGCATCGGCATGGTCCACCAGCACTCGACGCTGGCGGACAACCTGTCGGTCCTCGACAACGTGACGCTCGGCACCGAGCCGCTGTGGCGGCCGGTGTCGCGGCGGCGCGAGGCGCGCGCGCGCCTCGTGGCGACGGCAGAGCGCTTCGGGCTCGCGGTCGATCCCGACGCGCGCGTCGCGCGTCTTTCGGTCGGCGAGCGACAGCGCGTCGAGATCCTGAAGGCGCTCTACCGGGACGCGCGCGTCCTGATCCTCGACGAACCGACGGCGATGCTGACGCCGCAGGAGAGCGAGCGGCTGTTCGCGACGCTGCGCGGCATGGTCGACACCGGCGTGTCGGTGATCTTCATCAGCCACAAGCTGGACGAGGTGCTGCGCGTCTCCGACCGCATCGCGGTGCTGCGCGCGGGCAAGCTCGCCGCGACGCTGCCGGCGCGGGCGACCTCCAAGGCCGCGCTCGCCGAACTGATGGTCGGGCGCGCGATCCCGCCGCCGAGCGCGAAGCCGCGTGCGCGCGGCGGCGCCGTGTGCGTGATCGATCACGTGACGATGCGCGGCGAACAGCGCGGTCAGCGCCTCGACGACGTCTCGCTCGCGCTCCACGCCGGCGAGATTACCGCCGTCGCGGGCGTGGCCGGCAACGGCCAGTCCGCGCTGGTCGACCTCCTGTGCGGCATGCGCGCGGCCGACGCGGGCAGCGTGTCGCTCGGCGGCGCCGCGCTCGCCGCGGACCCGCGCGCGTGGATCGCGGCGGGCGTGGCGCGCATCCCCGACGACCGCCGCGAGGTCGGCACGATCGGCGAAATGCCGGTCTGGGAGAACGCGATCGCCGAGCGCTACCGGCGGCCGTTCGCGAGCGCGGGCGTCGTACGACGGCGCGCATCCCGCGCCTACGCCCGCGGGCTCGTCGACCGGTACGACGTGCGCGGCGGCGGCATCGACACGCCGGTGCGATTGCTCTCCGGCGGCAACATGCAGAAGCTGATCGTCGGGCGCGCACTCTCCGGCGGCGCCGCGAAGCCCGACGCGTTCCTGCCCGCGCTGATCGTCGCGAGCCAGCCCACCTGGGGCCTCGACGCCGGCGCGGTCGCCTGGGTGCACCAGCACCTGCTCGACGCCTGCGCGCGTGGCGCGGCGGTGCTGCTCGTGTCCGAGGACCTGGACGAGATCCTCGTGCTCGCCGACCGGATCGCGGTGCTCCACGCGGGCCGGCTCACCCCCGCGCGGCCCTCCCGGGACTGGACGCTCGCCGGGCTCGGACTCGCGATGGCCGGCGAGGGAGCGCGCGATGCGGCTTGA
- a CDS encoding ABC transporter permease: MADALASMLLNADFWSAVLRIATPLLFGTLGVLLCERSGVLNLGIEGIMVAGAFAGWLAVHAGAGLWTGVAVAAGTGALFGLLHGLLTVPLALSQHVSGLAITMFATSVAYFAYRVSFPNVSTPPTIEPFAEMAWLGVPVLAAQTPLTLAAIALVPLVAWVLHRTPLGLALRTVGENPAAAEGQGLSVYALRIGAVAAGSALMGVGGAFLTLSAFNSFFFNMINGRGWICVALVVFAGWRPGKALAGALLFAFFDAMQLRLQQADAGALPYQVWLMVPYVLSIVALVAVARRASYPQALMKPYRKGER; encoded by the coding sequence ATGGCCGACGCGCTCGCCTCGATGCTGCTGAACGCCGACTTCTGGTCGGCCGTGCTGCGCATCGCGACGCCGCTCCTGTTCGGAACGCTGGGCGTGCTCCTGTGCGAGCGCTCCGGCGTGCTGAACCTCGGCATCGAGGGCATCATGGTCGCCGGCGCCTTCGCCGGGTGGCTGGCCGTGCATGCGGGCGCCGGCCTGTGGACCGGCGTCGCGGTGGCGGCGGGCACCGGCGCGCTGTTCGGCCTGCTGCACGGCCTCTTGACCGTTCCGCTCGCGCTCTCGCAGCACGTGTCCGGCCTCGCGATCACGATGTTCGCGACGAGCGTCGCGTATTTCGCGTACCGCGTGAGCTTTCCCAACGTGTCGACGCCGCCGACGATCGAGCCGTTCGCCGAAATGGCCTGGCTCGGCGTACCGGTGCTCGCCGCACAGACGCCGTTGACGCTCGCCGCGATCGCGCTCGTGCCGCTGGTGGCGTGGGTGCTCCACCGAACACCGCTCGGACTCGCGCTGCGCACGGTCGGCGAGAATCCGGCCGCGGCGGAAGGGCAGGGACTGTCGGTCTACGCGCTGCGCATCGGGGCGGTCGCGGCCGGAAGCGCGCTGATGGGCGTCGGCGGCGCGTTCCTCACGCTCTCCGCGTTCAACTCGTTCTTCTTCAACATGATCAACGGACGCGGGTGGATTTGCGTCGCGCTCGTCGTGTTCGCCGGCTGGCGGCCGGGGAAGGCGCTCGCCGGCGCGCTCTTGTTCGCGTTCTTCGACGCGATGCAGCTGCGTCTGCAGCAGGCCGACGCGGGAGCGCTGCCCTACCAGGTGTGGCTGATGGTGCCCTACGTGCTGTCGATCGTCGCGCTCGTCGCGGTCGCGCGCCGGGCGAGCTATCCGCAGGCGTTGATGAAGCCCTATCGCAAGGGCGAGCGCTGA
- the dinB gene encoding DNA polymerase IV: MSGPRLIAHLDMDAFYASVELLRYPDLAGLPVVIGGGRASVPQESVDPATGVVSRRYQRLAGYAGRGVITTATYAARKLGVGSAMGLMKAAKLAPDAILLPADFDAYRAASRAFKAAVRAIAPVIEDRGIDEIYLDLSGVRLPEHEGEPEDDADAWWRARDVARALKDAVRAATSLTCSVAVAPNKLVAKIASDLDKPDGLTVVREADIPAVIWPLPAKRINGIGPKAASRLERLGIATIGELAYADRGKLESVFGAGYARWMIDAANGRDDRPVVTESEPRSISRETTFERDLSVKRDRAELTRVFTWLCEHVAGDLVRKGYATRTIGVKLRFDDFSTVTRDQTIEAPTQDARAIRRAAGECLKRVPLGRRIRLIGVRAGSLEAFRRGSEDPRSIA, encoded by the coding sequence ATGTCCGGCCCGCGACTCATCGCGCATCTCGACATGGACGCGTTCTACGCGTCGGTCGAACTCTTGCGCTATCCGGACCTGGCCGGGCTGCCGGTGGTGATCGGCGGCGGACGCGCGTCGGTGCCGCAGGAGAGCGTCGATCCGGCGACCGGAGTCGTGTCGCGGCGCTACCAGCGGCTCGCGGGCTATGCGGGACGCGGCGTGATCACGACGGCGACCTACGCGGCCCGCAAGCTCGGCGTCGGTTCCGCGATGGGATTGATGAAGGCGGCGAAGCTCGCGCCCGACGCGATCCTGCTGCCGGCGGACTTCGACGCGTACCGGGCGGCTTCGCGTGCGTTCAAGGCGGCGGTGCGGGCGATCGCGCCGGTCATCGAGGACCGGGGCATCGACGAGATCTACCTCGACCTCTCCGGGGTGCGCCTGCCGGAGCACGAAGGCGAACCGGAGGACGACGCCGACGCATGGTGGCGCGCGCGCGACGTCGCCCGCGCGCTCAAGGACGCGGTGCGCGCGGCCACCTCGCTCACCTGCTCGGTCGCGGTCGCGCCGAACAAGCTCGTCGCGAAGATCGCTTCCGACCTCGACAAGCCGGACGGGCTCACCGTCGTGCGCGAAGCGGACATACCGGCGGTGATCTGGCCGCTGCCGGCGAAGCGCATCAACGGGATCGGGCCGAAGGCGGCGTCGCGCCTGGAGCGGCTCGGCATCGCCACGATCGGCGAACTCGCCTACGCCGATCGCGGGAAGCTCGAGTCGGTGTTCGGCGCGGGCTATGCGCGCTGGATGATCGACGCGGCGAACGGCCGCGACGACCGCCCGGTGGTGACCGAGAGCGAACCGCGCTCGATCTCGCGCGAGACGACCTTCGAGCGCGACCTGTCGGTGAAGCGCGACCGCGCCGAGCTCACGCGCGTGTTCACCTGGCTGTGCGAGCACGTCGCGGGCGACCTCGTCCGCAAGGGCTACGCGACGCGCACGATCGGCGTGAAGCTCCGCTTCGACGACTTCTCGACGGTCACGCGCGACCAGACGATCGAGGCGCCGACCCAGGACGCGCGCGCGATCCGGCGGGCGGCCGGCGAATGCCTGAAGCGGGTCCCACTGGGGCGGCGGATCCGGCTGATCGGCGTGCGTGCGGGGTCGCTCGAAGCGTTCCGTCGAGGAAGCGAGGATCCTCGATCGATCGCGTGA